One genomic segment of Ipomoea triloba cultivar NCNSP0323 chromosome 9, ASM357664v1 includes these proteins:
- the LOC116028381 gene encoding uncharacterized protein LOC116028381, with the protein MTKLRKLNRPTGHRLSMLRTMVSQLVKHERIETTVAKAKEVRRLADNMVQLGKEGTLCAARRAAGFVRGDDVLHKLFTELAYRYKERAGGYTRLLRTRIRVGDAAPMAYIEFIDRENELRQSKPPTPQLPQRPAMDPWTKSRLSRQFAPPKEEKSTDSEN; encoded by the exons ATGACGAAGCTTAGGAAGCTGAATCGCCCAACGGGCCATCGACTTTCCATGCTCAG GACGATGGTTTCGCAGTTGGTGAAGCATGAGCGTATAGAGACCACAGTCGCTAAA GCCAAGGAAGTTCGTAGGCTTGCTGATAATATGGTGCAGCTTGGGAAAGAG GGAACTCTATGTGCTGCAAGGCGTGCTGCTGGCTTTGTGCGTGGGGATGATGTTCTTCACAAACTATTTACAGAACTGGCCTATAGATACAA AGAGAGAGCTGGTGGATACACTAGGTTGTTAAGAACAAGAATACGTGTTGGTGATGCTGCACCTATGGCCTATATTGA GTTCATTGATAGGGAAAATGAACTTAGACAATCAAAACCACCCACTCCACAGCTACCACAAAGACCAGCCATGGATCCCTGGACAAAGTCTCGGCTCAGTAGGCAGTTTGCACCCCCTAAAGAAGAGAAAAGCACCGACTCTGAGAATTGA